From the genome of Longimicrobium sp.:
CACCGTCGGCACCGCGACGATCCACGCCAGCGCCGCCCACGTGGCCACGCCCATCCCTCCCACCTCGCGCATGGCCGGCGCGATGCCCCAGGGGAAGATGCCGACGACCCCGAACACGAACACCCAGGTGATCACCGTCAGCGCGTTGTAGCGGCCCAGGATACCGCGCGAAATCACCAGGTACACGGAGTACGCCGTGACGTTGGCCAGCGCCAGCAGGTTGCCCAGCACGCTCCCCTGGTGAAGCCCCACGCCCACGAGGAGCAGCGCGCCACCGCCGGCCAGGGCAATGCCCAGCCACTTGGCGGGCGTGGCGGACTCGTGCCGCATGAGGATGGCCACCAGCAGCGTCAGCGCCGGGCCGGCGGTCACCAGCGTCTGCGCGGCCGTGGCCGTGGTCATCGTCAGCGCGGTGATGTACAGCAGCTGGTTCAGGATCACACCGAACACGGAGTACAGCGCCAGCCGCAGGTAGTCTGCCCGCGACCTCACGCGCTGGCCGCCGGTGGCGAAGTGGATGGCCAGGAACAGAACCGCGGCACCGGTGACGCGAAGGAGCGCCAGCGCCGGGCTGGACAGGTCGCGCAGGGCGATCTTCACGGCGATGGGCAGCGTGGCGAAGAACACCTGCACCAGGAGGAGCGCGACGTATACGGGCGATGGACGCAAAGCGATCCGGCTTGTAAGGAGTAAAAAGCTCCGGCCCCGCCACGACGGCGGGACCGGAGTCCGGGTGATACGCCGCGGATCGCGATGCGTGCCCCGGTGCGATGCGCGGCCTGGCCGAAACGACGCCCTGTCCGCCGCGTTCGGCGGTGCGTATCTTGCCGCCGCAGCAGCACCGTCAGCAGCCAGTCACCAATCCGGAGGAACGATGAGCGAGACGCACGAGCACGATCACGGGCACGGGGAAGAAGGGTTCGGGGTCGCCCTCGGCTTCCGTATCTTCGAGGCGGAGGGCGAAATCTACATGGCCGAGGCCGAGATCTCGTCGTACGTCGACGACCCCAACGCGCTGGGCGCCACGCTGGTGTTCCACTCGCTGAGCAACCTGGACCCCACGGCCGCCCCCGATGAGGACGAGGACGACGCGGGATGGCGCGTGGACATCGACGACGAGCTCACCCGCGACGAGGCGGGCGCCACGCGCGACCAGTTCCAC
Proteins encoded in this window:
- a CDS encoding DMT family transporter, which produces MRPSPVYVALLLVQVFFATLPIAVKIALRDLSSPALALLRVTGAAVLFLAIHFATGGQRVRSRADYLRLALYSVFGVILNQLLYITALTMTTATAAQTLVTAGPALTLLVAILMRHESATPAKWLGIALAGGGALLLVGVGLHQGSVLGNLLALANVTAYSVYLVISRGILGRYNALTVITWVFVFGVVGIFPWGIAPAMREVGGMGVATWAALAWIVAVPTVAAYYLNVWALARAEASLVAMFVYIQPVMTASLAIPFLGERPSPRMIPATLLIFAGVWVSIRAGRAAKARDGRVSAAGQEG